In Amaranthus tricolor cultivar Red isolate AtriRed21 chromosome 3, ASM2621246v1, whole genome shotgun sequence, a single window of DNA contains:
- the LOC130807850 gene encoding probable pectin methyltransferase QUA2 isoform X3, protein MMLEEDQISFRSDSLMFDGVDDYSHQIADMIGLRSVSDFNQAGIRTVLDIGCGYGSFGAHLFSRNILTMCVANYEPSGSQVQLTLERGLPAMIASFSSKQLPFSSLSFDMLHCARCGIDWDQKDGIFLVEADRLLRPGGYFVWTSPVPSIHRSPESDESQKKWQFVQHFAESLCWNMLSQQEDTVIWRKTTHKNCYSSQKRDLSPPLCKKGYDIESPYYQPLHRCIGGTHSERWIPIKQHTAWPSRANLNSSELNIYGVRTELFLVDSLKWKSAVQEYWSLLSPQIFSDHPKRPGDEDPSPPFNMLRNVLDMNAQFGGLNHALLEAGKHLWVMNVVPTTASDSLPLILDRGFIGTSHNWCEAFPSYPRTYDMIHADGLLSLETQQHQKCTILDLFLDIDRLLRPEGWAIFRDTLSMIELARTLATRLSWDARIVDVESNIDERVLVCRKSFPGDKV, encoded by the exons ATGATGTTGGAAGAAGATCAGATATCATTCCGTTCTGACTCTCTTATGTTTGATGGCGTTGATGACTACTCGCATCAAATTGCAGATATGATTGGTCTTAGAAGTGTCTCTGACTTCAACCAGGCAGGA ATTAGAACTGTTTTGGACATTGGGTGTGGCTACGGTAGTTTTGGAGCACATCTCTTCTCGCGAAATATTTTAACAATGTGTGTAGCAAATTATGAACCATCAGGTAGTCAAGTTCAGTTAACCCTTGAAAGAGGTCTTCCTGCGATGATTGCTTCCTTTAGTTCTAAGCAGCTGCCGTTCTCTTCACTTTCCTTTGACATGTTGCACTGTGCGAGATGTGGTATTGACTGGGATCAAAAAG ATGGGATTTTTCTGGTTGAAGCTGATCGACTTCTGAGGCCAGGAGGGTATTTTGTCTGGACTTCTCCAGTCCCCAGTATACATAGATCACCTGAGAGCGATGAAAGCCAAAAGAAATGGCAATTCGTCCAACATTTTGCTGAAAGTTTGTGCTGGAATATGCTTTCACAGCAAGAAGATACAGTTATATGGAGAAAAACCACACACAAGAATTGTTATTCATCTCA GAAGCGTGATTTAAGCCCTCCTTTATGTAAGAAGGGCTATGACATTGAATCTCCTTACTATCAACCTCTGCATCGATGCATTGGTGGAACTCATAGTGAAAGATGGATTCCGATCAAACAGCACACTGCTTGGCCCTCTAGAGCAAATCTAAATTCTAGTGAACTTAACATTTATG GTGTCCGTACTGAGTTATTTTTGGTAGATTCCTTGAAGTGGAAGTCAGCAGTTCAGGAATATTGGTCTCTGTTATCACCTCAGATTTTCTCTGATCATCCTAAGAGACCAGGGGATGAGGATCCTTCCCCGCCCTTTAACATGCTGAGGAATGTATTGGATATGAATGCTCAGTTTGGAGGGCTCAACCACGCCTTGCTGGAAGCTGGGAAACATCTGTGGGTTATGAACGTGGTTCCTACAACTGCAAGTGATTCACTCCCCTTAATACTTGACCGAGGTTTCATAGGAACATCACATAATTG GTGTGAAGCGTTTCCTTCATATCCACGAACATACGATATGATTCACGCTGATGGATTGCTGTCACTTGAGACTCAGCAGCATCAAAAATGCACAATTCTTGATCTCTTCTTAGACATAGATAGACTTCTTCGTCCAGAG GGTTGGGCTATATTCCGTGACACACTTTCAATGATTGAATTAGCTAGAACACTTGCAACCAGATTAAGTTGGGATGCTCGTATTGTTGATGTTGAATCAAACATTGATGAGCGCGTGCTTGTATGCCGCAAGTCCTTTCCAGGTGATAAAGTGTAA
- the LOC130807851 gene encoding molybdate transporter 1-like produces MESQTSHDLSSNLHQRILENTPPHPNQQNLSQNFWDTLKGNLNLRSKWGELNGAMGDLGTFIPIVLALTLAKNLDLGTTLIFTGVYNIVTGAIYGVPMPVQPMKSIAAVALANQDFGIPEIMTAGICTAGILFVLGVTHLMQLVYVLIPLSVVRGIQLSQGLAFAMAAVKYVRKEQDFAKSKSSGDRPWLGLDGLILALVCGCFIILVNGAGQDRGHDEIDLESNGDSEVEGLRNRGFRRVLYSLPSAFMIFLLGVILAIVRGPKEVINGFKFGPSPIHVLNIPKESWKQGFIKGTIPQLPLSILNSVIAVCKLTSDLFPGKDFSATSISVSVGMMNLVGCWFGAMPCCHGAGGLAGQYKFGGRSGGCVALLGISKLVIGIVLGSSIIKILDLFPVGVLGVLLLFAGLELAIACRDMNTKAEAFVMLLVTAVSLVGSGGASLGFLSGIIAHFLLKLRIMDSLQSFPRLWMERNS; encoded by the coding sequence ATGGAATCCCAAACATCCCATGATCTTTCATCAAATCTACACCAAAGAATCCTTGAAAACACTCCTCCACACCCAAATCAGCAAAACCTCTCTCAAAATTTCTGGGATACCTTAAAAGGTAACCTTAATTTAAGGTCGAAATGGGGCGAATTAAATGGTGCAATGGGAGATTTGGGCACTTTCATCCCTATTGTCCTAGCGCTAACATTAGCAAAAAATCTCGATTTGGGCACTACTCTAATATTCACTGGTGTATATAACATAGTCACTGGGGCAATCTATGGTGTGCCTATGCCAGTTCAGCCCATGAAATCTATTGCTGCAGTTGCTCTTGCTAATCAAGATTTTGGAATTCCAGAGATTATGACAGCTGGGATTTGTACTGCAggtatattatttgttttgggTGTTACCCACTTAATGCAACTTGTTTATGTGTTAATTCCTTTATCTGTTGTTAGAGGAATTCAGCTGTCACAGGGGTTAGCATTTGCAATGGCTGCTGTAAAGTATGTAAGAAAAGAACAAGACTTTGCTAAGTCAAAGAGTTCGGGTGATAGACCTTGGTTGGGTTTAGATGGTTTGATATTAGCTCTTGTTTGTGGGTGTTTCATCATTCTTGTGAATGGTGCTGGGCAAGATAGAGGACAtgatgaaattgatttggaatcAAATGGGGATAGTGAGGTAGAGGGATTAAGAAATAGGGGTTTTAGGAGGGTTTTATATTCTCTTCCTAGTGCTTTCATGATCTTCTTATTAGGGGTTATTTTGGCAATTGTTAGAGGACCTAAAGAAGTGATCAATGGTTTCAAATTTGGACCTTCTCCCATTCATGTTTTAAACATTCCTAAAGAGTCATGGAAACAAGGGTTTATCAAGGGGACAATTCCACAATTACCTTTATCAATACTGAACTCTGTCATTGCTGTGTGTAAGTTGACATCTGACCTTTTTCCAGGCAAGGATTTCTCGGCGACATCAATTTCTGTATCAGTTGGGATGATGAATTTAGTTGGATGTTGGTTTGGTGCTATGCCATGTTGCCATGGAGCTGGTGGTTTGGCAGGACAATATAAGTTTGGTGGAAGAAGTGGAGGATGTGTTGCACTTTTGGGTATAAGCAAATTAGTAATTGGGATTGTATTAGGGagttcaattataaaaatacttGACCTGTTTCCTGTTGGAGTATTGGGTGTATTGCTATTATTTGCAGGACTTGAACTAGCAATTGCTTGTAGGGACATGAACACAAAGGCAGAGGCTTTTGTGATGCTTTTGGTCACAGCTGTATCTTTGGTTGGATCAGGTGGTGCATCACTTGGTTTTTTGTCCGGGATTATCGCTCATTTTCTTCTTAAGTTGAGAATAATGGACAGTCTGCAGTCTTTCCCTAGATTATGGATGGAAAGAAACTCATGA
- the LOC130807850 gene encoding probable pectin methyltransferase QUA2 isoform X1: MVGPHNRAGSSGRLREAELVGSDPEDEIRRKKDKEMGDLCSTNVSNSLRNKIDDSYFRVDKNSGGNGKMKHQLFSLVLKLVVAITTFSLLLTSVRRLVSISRKPSVNFIGGYWWLPLQEQLISDFKDIQDLALGSSRLKEIEFCAQEYENYVPCFNFSEGAQGSHSDRQCDGGSRVNCVVLPPRNYKLPLRWPAGRDVIWYSNVKISAQEVLASGTVTKRLMMLEEDQISFRSDSLMFDGVDDYSHQIADMIGLRSVSDFNQAGIRTVLDIGCGYGSFGAHLFSRNILTMCVANYEPSGSQVQLTLERGLPAMIASFSSKQLPFSSLSFDMLHCARCGIDWDQKDGIFLVEADRLLRPGGYFVWTSPVPSIHRSPESDESQKKWQFVQHFAESLCWNMLSQQEDTVIWRKTTHKNCYSSQKRDLSPPLCKKGYDIESPYYQPLHRCIGGTHSERWIPIKQHTAWPSRANLNSSELNIYGVRTELFLVDSLKWKSAVQEYWSLLSPQIFSDHPKRPGDEDPSPPFNMLRNVLDMNAQFGGLNHALLEAGKHLWVMNVVPTTASDSLPLILDRGFIGTSHNWCEAFPSYPRTYDMIHADGLLSLETQQHQKCTILDLFLDIDRLLRPEGWAIFRDTLSMIELARTLATRLSWDARIVDVESNIDERVLVCRKSFPGDKV, from the exons ATGGTAGGACCACACAATCGAGCGGGATCCAGTGGGCGACTGCGAGAGGCAGAACTTGTTGGTAGTGATCCCGAGGATGAGATtagaagaaagaaagataagGAAATGGGTGATTTATGTTCTACAAACGTTTCGAATTCTTTGCGAAATAAAATCGACGATAGTTACTTTAGAGTAGACAAAAATAGTGGTGGAAATGGCAAAATGAAGCATCAATTGTTTAGTTTAGTTCTTAAGCTAGTAGTGGCTATTACAACATTCAGTTTGCTTCTCACATCTGTTAGACGACTGGTTTCAATATCGAGAAAACCATCAGTTAACTTCATTGGTGGGTATTGGTGGTTACCACTCCAAGAACAGCTGATATCTGATTTTAAGGATATTCAAGATCTTGCTCTTGGTTCCTCAAGGCTCAAAGAAATTGAGTTTTGTGCTCAGGAATATGAAAATTATGTACCTTGCTTTAACTTTTCTGAGGGTGCTCAAGGGTCCCATTCGGACCGTCAGTGTGATGGTGGTTCAAGGGTAAATTGTGTGGTTCTTCCACCCCGTAATTACAAGTTGCCGCTTAGGTGGCCTGCTGGGAGAGATGTCATTTGGTATTCTAATGTGAAGATTTCTGCTCAAGAGGTTCTTGCTTCAGGAACCGTGACAAAAAG GTTAATGATGTTGGAAGAAGATCAGATATCATTCCGTTCTGACTCTCTTATGTTTGATGGCGTTGATGACTACTCGCATCAAATTGCAGATATGATTGGTCTTAGAAGTGTCTCTGACTTCAACCAGGCAGGA ATTAGAACTGTTTTGGACATTGGGTGTGGCTACGGTAGTTTTGGAGCACATCTCTTCTCGCGAAATATTTTAACAATGTGTGTAGCAAATTATGAACCATCAGGTAGTCAAGTTCAGTTAACCCTTGAAAGAGGTCTTCCTGCGATGATTGCTTCCTTTAGTTCTAAGCAGCTGCCGTTCTCTTCACTTTCCTTTGACATGTTGCACTGTGCGAGATGTGGTATTGACTGGGATCAAAAAG ATGGGATTTTTCTGGTTGAAGCTGATCGACTTCTGAGGCCAGGAGGGTATTTTGTCTGGACTTCTCCAGTCCCCAGTATACATAGATCACCTGAGAGCGATGAAAGCCAAAAGAAATGGCAATTCGTCCAACATTTTGCTGAAAGTTTGTGCTGGAATATGCTTTCACAGCAAGAAGATACAGTTATATGGAGAAAAACCACACACAAGAATTGTTATTCATCTCA GAAGCGTGATTTAAGCCCTCCTTTATGTAAGAAGGGCTATGACATTGAATCTCCTTACTATCAACCTCTGCATCGATGCATTGGTGGAACTCATAGTGAAAGATGGATTCCGATCAAACAGCACACTGCTTGGCCCTCTAGAGCAAATCTAAATTCTAGTGAACTTAACATTTATG GTGTCCGTACTGAGTTATTTTTGGTAGATTCCTTGAAGTGGAAGTCAGCAGTTCAGGAATATTGGTCTCTGTTATCACCTCAGATTTTCTCTGATCATCCTAAGAGACCAGGGGATGAGGATCCTTCCCCGCCCTTTAACATGCTGAGGAATGTATTGGATATGAATGCTCAGTTTGGAGGGCTCAACCACGCCTTGCTGGAAGCTGGGAAACATCTGTGGGTTATGAACGTGGTTCCTACAACTGCAAGTGATTCACTCCCCTTAATACTTGACCGAGGTTTCATAGGAACATCACATAATTG GTGTGAAGCGTTTCCTTCATATCCACGAACATACGATATGATTCACGCTGATGGATTGCTGTCACTTGAGACTCAGCAGCATCAAAAATGCACAATTCTTGATCTCTTCTTAGACATAGATAGACTTCTTCGTCCAGAG GGTTGGGCTATATTCCGTGACACACTTTCAATGATTGAATTAGCTAGAACACTTGCAACCAGATTAAGTTGGGATGCTCGTATTGTTGATGTTGAATCAAACATTGATGAGCGCGTGCTTGTATGCCGCAAGTCCTTTCCAGGTGATAAAGTGTAA
- the LOC130807850 gene encoding probable pectin methyltransferase QUA2 isoform X2, whose translation MGDLCSTNVSNSLRNKIDDSYFRVDKNSGGNGKMKHQLFSLVLKLVVAITTFSLLLTSVRRLVSISRKPSVNFIGGYWWLPLQEQLISDFKDIQDLALGSSRLKEIEFCAQEYENYVPCFNFSEGAQGSHSDRQCDGGSRVNCVVLPPRNYKLPLRWPAGRDVIWYSNVKISAQEVLASGTVTKRLMMLEEDQISFRSDSLMFDGVDDYSHQIADMIGLRSVSDFNQAGIRTVLDIGCGYGSFGAHLFSRNILTMCVANYEPSGSQVQLTLERGLPAMIASFSSKQLPFSSLSFDMLHCARCGIDWDQKDGIFLVEADRLLRPGGYFVWTSPVPSIHRSPESDESQKKWQFVQHFAESLCWNMLSQQEDTVIWRKTTHKNCYSSQKRDLSPPLCKKGYDIESPYYQPLHRCIGGTHSERWIPIKQHTAWPSRANLNSSELNIYGVRTELFLVDSLKWKSAVQEYWSLLSPQIFSDHPKRPGDEDPSPPFNMLRNVLDMNAQFGGLNHALLEAGKHLWVMNVVPTTASDSLPLILDRGFIGTSHNWCEAFPSYPRTYDMIHADGLLSLETQQHQKCTILDLFLDIDRLLRPEGWAIFRDTLSMIELARTLATRLSWDARIVDVESNIDERVLVCRKSFPGDKV comes from the exons ATGGGTGATTTATGTTCTACAAACGTTTCGAATTCTTTGCGAAATAAAATCGACGATAGTTACTTTAGAGTAGACAAAAATAGTGGTGGAAATGGCAAAATGAAGCATCAATTGTTTAGTTTAGTTCTTAAGCTAGTAGTGGCTATTACAACATTCAGTTTGCTTCTCACATCTGTTAGACGACTGGTTTCAATATCGAGAAAACCATCAGTTAACTTCATTGGTGGGTATTGGTGGTTACCACTCCAAGAACAGCTGATATCTGATTTTAAGGATATTCAAGATCTTGCTCTTGGTTCCTCAAGGCTCAAAGAAATTGAGTTTTGTGCTCAGGAATATGAAAATTATGTACCTTGCTTTAACTTTTCTGAGGGTGCTCAAGGGTCCCATTCGGACCGTCAGTGTGATGGTGGTTCAAGGGTAAATTGTGTGGTTCTTCCACCCCGTAATTACAAGTTGCCGCTTAGGTGGCCTGCTGGGAGAGATGTCATTTGGTATTCTAATGTGAAGATTTCTGCTCAAGAGGTTCTTGCTTCAGGAACCGTGACAAAAAG GTTAATGATGTTGGAAGAAGATCAGATATCATTCCGTTCTGACTCTCTTATGTTTGATGGCGTTGATGACTACTCGCATCAAATTGCAGATATGATTGGTCTTAGAAGTGTCTCTGACTTCAACCAGGCAGGA ATTAGAACTGTTTTGGACATTGGGTGTGGCTACGGTAGTTTTGGAGCACATCTCTTCTCGCGAAATATTTTAACAATGTGTGTAGCAAATTATGAACCATCAGGTAGTCAAGTTCAGTTAACCCTTGAAAGAGGTCTTCCTGCGATGATTGCTTCCTTTAGTTCTAAGCAGCTGCCGTTCTCTTCACTTTCCTTTGACATGTTGCACTGTGCGAGATGTGGTATTGACTGGGATCAAAAAG ATGGGATTTTTCTGGTTGAAGCTGATCGACTTCTGAGGCCAGGAGGGTATTTTGTCTGGACTTCTCCAGTCCCCAGTATACATAGATCACCTGAGAGCGATGAAAGCCAAAAGAAATGGCAATTCGTCCAACATTTTGCTGAAAGTTTGTGCTGGAATATGCTTTCACAGCAAGAAGATACAGTTATATGGAGAAAAACCACACACAAGAATTGTTATTCATCTCA GAAGCGTGATTTAAGCCCTCCTTTATGTAAGAAGGGCTATGACATTGAATCTCCTTACTATCAACCTCTGCATCGATGCATTGGTGGAACTCATAGTGAAAGATGGATTCCGATCAAACAGCACACTGCTTGGCCCTCTAGAGCAAATCTAAATTCTAGTGAACTTAACATTTATG GTGTCCGTACTGAGTTATTTTTGGTAGATTCCTTGAAGTGGAAGTCAGCAGTTCAGGAATATTGGTCTCTGTTATCACCTCAGATTTTCTCTGATCATCCTAAGAGACCAGGGGATGAGGATCCTTCCCCGCCCTTTAACATGCTGAGGAATGTATTGGATATGAATGCTCAGTTTGGAGGGCTCAACCACGCCTTGCTGGAAGCTGGGAAACATCTGTGGGTTATGAACGTGGTTCCTACAACTGCAAGTGATTCACTCCCCTTAATACTTGACCGAGGTTTCATAGGAACATCACATAATTG GTGTGAAGCGTTTCCTTCATATCCACGAACATACGATATGATTCACGCTGATGGATTGCTGTCACTTGAGACTCAGCAGCATCAAAAATGCACAATTCTTGATCTCTTCTTAGACATAGATAGACTTCTTCGTCCAGAG GGTTGGGCTATATTCCGTGACACACTTTCAATGATTGAATTAGCTAGAACACTTGCAACCAGATTAAGTTGGGATGCTCGTATTGTTGATGTTGAATCAAACATTGATGAGCGCGTGCTTGTATGCCGCAAGTCCTTTCCAGGTGATAAAGTGTAA